GGCAAAGGGAGTCTCCAGATTGGAGTTCGGTGACATAGGAAAGTTGATCGAGGAAGTGTTGGGGAATAGTGGTGGTAGGGGATTAATCAGTAAGTGTTTGTTGTGTTTGGCAACAACTCTGTAGCACTAGGTTTAGTGCTAACAATACGAACAGAGGCGGCAAGAACAAGCGTAATACAGGCCCTTGTAGATAGGTCATTGGTTCTTACAGACAGCCAAAGAGCAGTGTTCAACGTACGAGTCTTCTTAGCAGACTGTTATCAAAATACTAACATAAAACGTCTACCTATATCAGCTTATCGAATCATGTTTGGAACTTCCTCATGACAAGCATGCTTTCCTCGTACCTTGTCTTATGGTTCTTAAGACATTTCCTGTAGGTTTGCTGTTGCTCGGGTACATATATGGAAGGGGTATCGTCTGACGTTCTTTTCAAAAGATGTACCAATCCGTTCTAGCCGGTGAAAACGCGACTTCTCCTGAACCAACGGACGGAAACATGGAAGATTATGACGTTCAAGCTGAGGCTTCGTTCGCGGCGGCTGCTCGTTTGTCGGCGTGGCAAAATAGAAGGAGCGCAAAGCCTAAAGATGATCTGGCCCCCAATATGCAAGGATGCTTGATTTTGCAAGCAATGGTGGGGATGGAGCAAGTCAATGAGATTTTGCTTGAAAGGTTAGTCATCTCTGCGTCGGACGTAAATGCCTTTTCTTCCATTAATGGGGTTAAACAGCTTGATTTCTCTTCCCATTGATTCAATCATCGCATACGCCAAATCACCAATCGCCTCCCATCTGCTTGATGAAGTCTTCTTGGAGCGCTCTGTCCCTCCCAGGTACAAaaaaaagatgatgatgatgctCATGAAGTCATACAAAGAGCTGGTGGAAGACAGATTGGGTAGTCGGGTCGTGGATACGATCTGGGAACAAGCGGATGGGTATATGAAGGTATGCACGCATCTCCTCAACGTGGATGTCTCCGCTGATTACTGTTACTGGACAGGAAAAAATCGCTCGCTCACTGATACCTTTTGTGACCGAATTAGGTGGCTCACAATATGGTAAATTCTTCATTCGCCGAGCAGATATTGTGTTGCTCAACCGTCGCCCGGATGAATGGCGAGAAAAAGTTCTGTCAGTAAGACATCACTTTGCTCATCAAAAGGAGGCATCTACCACTCCCTTTGTTGGATCGAAAGACGACATTacaaaaaggaaaaaggaaaaggacGAGAATGATGAGATCGATAGATTATTCGATAGCATGGATACGAGGAAAAAGCGCAGAATCCAGAATTAGATGACAATGTGCCAGTCCAATGCATATTTACTGTAATGATACAACATTTTTGGGCAAAAAAAGACTGGATCTAAATTTCGCTATGAAGACTGTCAGCAAAATGCTCATCATACGCTGAATGAAACTCCACACACTCGGCAGGCGCACTGCGTAGCCACCAATCAATGGCACCCGAGAAGGCAGCAAAGGCGACACCGCCACCCAACATAGCAGCTGGCCCTGCGTTACGCGCTAAGATTGCTCCTGTCAGGAACCCTGCTGAGACGCCGTTATAGATGTCGTTCTTTGCTCTGTACTGCGATCATAAGTGTTAGCAAGGATAAAAATGAACTAACAATGCTTACTCCTTCAATGCAGCATTCCACGCCTGAGTACACCATACCAACTTTGGCAAACCCTTTACCACTAGACCACATGTTCCTCCCCATCTCTTTGAAAACAAACATCGTCTGAGCCCTTGTTGTCGTGAGTTGATTAGAGGCTCGTGACAAGGGATCTTCGTATGCGAAAGTGGCAGACATGAGAGAGAAAAAGCCACCAAGGGCAAGGCCTGAACAATGAAGTACATGAGAAGACATCCTTTAAAGACCAGTGAGACTCACCTCCAACGCCAGCAATGGTAACTTTCAGGGGGCAACTTTCCATGACCATACCCATATATCTCTGGTATTTCAAAGCGGTTTGCATCTCTTGTCGTTCCCAGTCAGTGGTTCCGGCAGGAAGAGGTTCTTGCCCCGGCAGATATATGGGCGGTAAGAGGGGCATCGCGCTGGGAAGGGGGATTGACATTCTAGCTGTTGTTGATCACTCTAAGTGATTTGTTTGAAGGTGGATAAAGGATCAGCCTTTGGTTAATAGACGAGCTGTCGAGAACGATGAAAACGAAATCGGGAAAACAACTATGAATATAATACTTGCGTAGTGAAAAAAACGGTAAATCAATTCGCGTTCGTTGAGTCTACAGATTTTTTTTTGATTCCATCCTGGATCTCCTTTTCTCTATCTACGccattattattatttaaAAAAATAAACTTCATTTTATAAACACCGGGCGGAGGACCGACCAGCGGGTACATATCACAACGAACGAATTCTCCCCTTAACATATCATAACATATCATGTTTGAATCACCGTCATCGAGCTTACAATGCGCCAATGACATACTGTTGCAGTAGAACCACCGCCGTGCATGCGCCTACTATTTATTGCCCACATATCACTATATAGTACTCATGCGCTATCGCTTGCACGCAAAAAATTGATTGTATGTGTGTCGGATCATATTTCTGCACGTAGCAATCCTCTTCGTTTTATGCGCATGTCTCTCTCTCTTGAGTCTTCTGCGAACTGATGAAGGATAATGGGGGTGCGAACTTTCGTTGTGAATGAATAACGTAATGTTCCTACCAGCATTGCCCAAATTTTACTTGTTTCACAAGCTGCATGATACTGACCGCTGCGTATTATCCAATTGAAACCTGGGTAATATTAATATTTTCTTCAGCGTGAAGTACGATCTAATCTGTTTCCAACTGTCTTGGGTCAGTTAGGGATCCACTAGGAGCTGATATGGCACACAGGGTTTATCGAAGACGCTAGATGGAGATTGTTGTTGTCGAGAAACAAAGCGATTGGCCATTCCAGGAAAGCGTACAGTCTAGTATAGCGCAATGGATACATATAAAGCATGGTAAGTGATCCGATTATGTGTGGCCCGTTCTGTTCGGTAATCTGATCACCGCCTCATCTATATCGCAAGTTCAATACATTGAAAAGGCTACGTCCTGTATCGCTCAAACTTTCGTAAGGCCTATCGCTCCCTTCATCAGAGTGTACCACCATTCTCAGTTTCGAGCTTTGAGTTGCTGGGATGGCACTGGTTAAGTCCGTCATTTCCCCCCAGCACAAAATTATTACAAGTATAATGGATCTCGGGGTGATCTCTTTTCCCTGGCATGATATCTATGCCCTCAAAGGTCCAATCATGACAAGGAGTCAACTTGGAACAGGACATCCAAGCGATCCTGTTACGCAATGCTTTTCCTGTGAAGTTTTTCAGGTGGATATCATACCATCTTTCCAAACAATCAGATCCAGAAACGGGTTAATCTTATCAAAAAGACCTACTCGAAGAGACCAGAATCCGCGTATTTTTCGCGGTCTAAAGTGAGATAGGTTAAGCTGCAGAGTATCATTCATCAGCACGATATACAATCATAGTCTTGTTACAGGAAGTTAGTAGAATAGAGTAAAACCCACTCAGACTGGACAACGAGAGGATGCCATATATTCTCCATATATACATCCTTGACTGTCACGTTACGACAATAGCCATatccaccacctccaccgTTTGGTGGCTGTCCGATGGAGTATCTGCAATGTGGTCAGTTCGGGGCAAGGGTGCTTGATCTTATTGGTTCAGACACTTACCCCAACCAAGATTTGAAATAGACACCTTGATAGGCTGGGCATTGATTAGATGGATACAACTGAATATCCTCCATAAACACATCTTCAATCACATCTTTCTGTATGAAATGAATATCCCAATTGTCAGTGCCTATAGGAGCGATAGAGCGATATTAACGCCCGACATGACTTACCACGCCCGAATACTGAGCGATCGATCCAAAAGCAATACCCGTCCCTCCGTAACAGGTCACATTGCGAAGTGTGATGGATGTACTATTTGGCTTCAATGCCACACAATCATCCCCGCCCTGGTAAACCATATTTTCTACATTCATTCGAATCAGAAGAGAAACTTTTATTACCATTTGAACGAAAACGCACCGTAAGTGACATTGTGACTCTGGTATGTGTCACTTCCATCTATTAAGGTTAGCATTTATCAGCATTAACGCTTCTTGATGTCCATCGTCCTGTGTCAACTCACCAGTGTTTTGAAGCCAATTCTTCTGATCACTGGCAGATTCTGGGTTATAGCTAGTAGCATTAACGTAAAAATCTTTTATGTACACATTTTCTGATCCCCATATGAGAGAAGCCCAAAACTGTGGCTGGACAATGCTGAAGTTTTTTATGATGACGTTCTTGCTGTTTTTGATGGCCAGTGACATGGGCCTGTTGAAATGCAATTTTGTTCAGGATGATAACAAGAACAACTCAGGCTAACCTGAGGAAACCGACTTACCGCCCGAACTTATTTCCGTAGTCCTTTGCGTAATCATACCATACTTGTCCATTTCCATTTATCCCTCCTTTATCATTCCCCTCGAGGATATAATCATTACCCCTCACGACAAACGCAAGTGATTGATTTTGGAAGTCCAAGGGCATACGATTTTCGATCCATGAAGAAATGTTCGTCGAAAAGGATAGCCAACCATGAAGATCAAGAATGGAGTTGGAAAGGTATATGTCAAGGGGGCGACTGATCGTGCTACAATTCAGTAAGATTAGGAAAGATGACTAGATGCTGAACAAGACTTGAACATACTAGTTGGCATCTGGTAATCTCACAATGCCGCCACGGCCACATTGATGGACAGCTTTCTCAAAGTTGTACGAGTCAtctgctccttctcccaAAGAATGCAAGACACAGAGGGGTCGAACCAGCCCTGAGGAAAGGTCTTTATGCTCTGGGTGAAATTCAAATACCTCATGGCGATAAGGCCAAATGTTGTCGATTTCCGAAATAATTTTTTGACTTTGGGATTTGCTGAGCACGAAGAGAGACCCTTGCACGACCGCGCTAGATAGAGCGCAGACGAAGAGGCAGATGAGGCGCATGATGGAGTTGTTGATTTGTCAAACAATGACACAAGGCTACTATCAGGTGTAGCGAGCAACGGGCGACTGACTGGTTTCAGAGTTCTTTAAGAGCTGACTGTCTTTTCTATCTCTCGTTGTTCCGATGGTGATTGCGAATCGGGCCGGCATATATTATCGGGGCCGGTGAAAATGCTTCTCGCAGATGATAGCCGCCGCTGGTTTCTTGTAAACCCATGACAGCAAAAAGACCATTACTAAGGACTGATGGTGACCCACCATGTAATAATTATGAGCACTGGGCATTAATCGGCAACATCTTCACTCCGACGAACACGTTCCTTGGCACGAAAGAGTGAGAAAATCGAGTTCACCGGTCCCGATGATACCGACTGCTTCACCGGTCACCGGCCGCCGGCCACCGGGACCGGTTCGGTGATATGCCGTTATTGATTGAGACCCATCAACAACTGCCTGTTGAAACTGGGCACGACGAGGCATTAACCATTACTACTAACTACTACTGACTGACGAAAAAATAGCTGTGATTCAGTCAGCTTAATCATTCATGTCAATCCCGCGTCCTTGTTCCGTGTTATAATACTACAGAAAAGCCACCCGtttctcctcttcttatgtacttttcttctttcttaCTGTAGGTCAAGTGTTGCTTTACTTTGTGAATCGTGCGTCTTCTATAGCCCATCATTATCAACTGTATATATTCCTAGTTACATACTTCAGCTTACGCTACCTTTAATTGGAGCGTCCTTCGCCCTAAACGATATGGTGCTACCACGATCTATGAACCCCAGGGTCTTGTCGTACTCTATGGTATCAACAACTTCCTGGGCAGCTCTCCATATTATGCAATATGGCTTCGCTATCACTAGCTTGAATGGTATTCAGCAATATGTGGCCTGCCAAACTGGAGAAAAAAATCCTGGGATTCTCCAAATCCCTGTAGCAACCCTGGACGATTGTATACCTATGACGGTAGGCCATCGCGTCGCGGAAATGTAAGAAGCTGATGAAGGTAATTACGCAAATATAGTCTTTTTCGTTCGGGCTTGTGGTGTCAATTTTCACCCTTGGTGGTCTTCTAGGATCCCTTGCCGCTAGCACAACCACCTCGCGCTATGGTCAAGTGGCGACTTTGCGTCTTTCAGCTGCTATGGTTCTTGCGGGCTCAACTTGCATCGGTTTTGCAGGAAGTACAAATTCTATGTTAATAGGACGGTATGTCTCCAAATCCAATTGCATGATAATCGTTACTCATCTATGTACTTAGCGTCCTTGTTGGCATCGGTTGCGGCCTGTCCACTGTAACTGTTCCTGTTTTCATCGCACAAATAGCGCCTCCAATAATGAAGAGGTCTTTGGGCATTTCAAATCAAATATCAATTGTTATCGGCATGTTAGTAGCACAATCATTATCCTTCCCTTTCGCTCATCCCGGTCGTTGGCGGTTTGTCTTCATCGCGCCGGCTATGCTCGCATTGATTCAACTCGCGGGAAGCCTGCTTGTGAAAAATCCTCTAGTGGAATCACAGGAGGACCCAGAGCTCGAAGCCCTTCTGGAACCATCACAAGAGGTGGGGGCATTGACAATCAAAGGCC
This DNA window, taken from Cryptococcus gattii WM276 chromosome C, complete sequence, encodes the following:
- a CDS encoding import inner membrane translocase subunit tim22, putative (Similar to TIGR gene model, INSD accession AAW42244.1~Mitochondrial import inner membrane translocase subunit TIM22), coding for MSIPLPSAMPLLPPIYLPGQEPLPAGTTDWERQEMQTALKYQRYMGMVMESCPLKVTIAGVGGLALGGFFSLMSATFAYEDPLSRASNQLTTTRAQTMFVFKEMGRNMWSSGKGFAKVGMVYSGVECCIEGYRAKNDIYNGVSAGFLTGAILARNAGPAAMLGGGVAFAAFSGAIDWWLRSAPADEI
- a CDS encoding polygalacturonase, putative (Similar to TIGR gene model, INSD accession AAW42245.1) gives rise to the protein MRLICLFVCALSSAVVQGSLFVLSKSQSQKIISEIDNIWPYRHEVFEFHPEHKDLSSGLVRPLCVLHSLGEGADDSYNFEKAVHQCGRGGIVRLPDANYTISRPLDIYLSNSILDLHGWLSFSTNISSWIENRMPLDFQNQSLAFVVRGNDYILEGNDKGGINGNGQVWYDYAKDYGNKFGRPMSLAIKNSKNVIIKNFSIVQPQFWASLIWGSENVYIKDFYVNATSYNPESASDQKNWLQNTDGSDTYQSHNVTYENMVYQGGDDCVALKPNSTSITLRNVTCYGGTGIAFGSIAQYSGVKDVIEDVFMEDIQLYPSNQCPAYQGVYFKSWLGYSIGQPPNGGGGGYGYCRNVTVKDVYMENIWHPLVVQSDLTYLTLDREKYADSGLFEWYDIHLKNFTGKALRNRIAWMSCSKLTPCHDWTFEGIDIMPGKRDHPEIHYTCNNFVLGGNDGLNQCHPSNSKLETENGGTL
- a CDS encoding Vacuolar membrane protein, putative (Similar to TIGR gene model, INSD accession AAW42626.1), which produces MVLPRSMNPRVLSYSMVSTTSWAALHIMQYGFAITSLNGIQQYVACQTGEKNPGILQIPVATLDDCIPMTSFSFGLVVSIFTLGGLLGSLAASTTTSRYGQVATLRLSAAMVLAGSTCIGFAGSTNSMLIGRVLVGIGCGLSTVTVPVFIAQIAPPIMKRSLGISNQISIVIGMLVAQSLSFPFAHPGRWRFVFIAPAMLALIQLAGSLLVKNPLVESQEDPELEALLEPSQEVGALTIKGLFLSREPDVTNAFHVVLATQMSQQLCGISPVMYFSTRILTPVFQGNSRLMALIVILNKLPITILPAFLIERLGSRRLLVLPTSIMCFAALLLAFGINTNAAGLSILGIILFVVAFSIGLGPVTWVVLPEVMPSHALNAAGSVGLALNWVLNFAMGVAFLPIQQALSGGVESKEGNVFFILSVTCAIAAFAIRTTFKRYDRRIAVAQ